The DNA segment TCTTTGATAATTGCTGTGCTGGCTTTGCCAACTACAACTATATAAGCTGTTCCTATTGCACCAACGGTAACTAAACCCAAGTGATTAAAAATAGAATATGTAGGATTCATACTTGATTTTTGAAATAGTCGGACATAATAGCTGATATAAATAAAGTCCGCTTGCGCGGACTACGGACATTGGATAAGGTTAGGTTATTACCAAGATGGCCTACTATTTTCTAGAGGCTGATTTCATTCTTGATGAATAGTTGATATAAATCAAGTATCTCTGACTAAATTTTTAGACATAATTGCTAAGTTCTTCTCTAGAAATAAATTGCTAAATATAGTTACTAACTATGTATTTTTCCCAGGAATGATTGAAACAAACTAAAATTTATTATAAAAACTAGATTTTATATACTTGGTCAGTTAGACATAAGTCCAAAAATAAGTCCAAATAGAATTTGATTTTCTATAATTTTTAGTTTAAAAATAAAACTGTGGTTCACGAGGATAACCCTGGAATTTTTCATTTCTGGGGTTTTATTTTGTCAATATTAAATATTTAGCATAATTATCTTCCTTCCTATGGTAGATTTTTTAAAACTTCAAGCGCATCATCACACCACTCTATCCAGGCTTGCTCATATTTAATACCCGCCTTTAAAACTAAAGTTCTCAATTTTTCTTCCTTATTGAGTTCTTTCGGGTATGGAAATTTCTCTTTTTCAATCTCTCCATAGGTAAGTAATTTTTCTAAATGGATTCGGCGATGACGTGTGACATCTTCTATCAATAGACTGACTGGTACTAGACCACCGGAAAAAATTTTGACTAACAAATCTTCTCTGATTACATCAGGTTCGCTGGGTTTGTGCATCCACTCAATCAGCTGCTGCTTTCCCTGTTCGGTGATTGAGTAAACTTTTTTATCAAGGCGACCTTCACGGGGAATCACCTCGGACACAATCAAACCAGCAGACTCCAGTTTACCTAGTTCTCTGTAGATTTGTTGCTGGGAAGCTTGCCAAAAATAACCTACAGATTCGCTGAAAACTTTAGAAAGATCATAACCACTGTGGGGAGCATCAATTAAACAGGTCAGGATTGCTTGCGATAAACCCATAAAGAACTACTTGACAGATATTTTCTTAAGTGTACACTAGAGCTTGTATACAACAAGTTGAATAAAATTTTATGATTATAAAATGTTGTATACAGTAAATTTGTCTGCCAACATCTAGGCGATGACTTATGCAAAACCTCCATCCAGACCGATTCAGGAATCTCAACTATCCTAATAGAACGATCATTTTCGGTATAGTTGCCATAGCTTTGGCAAGCGTCGCTGGTTCGTTGTATTTACTCTCTGGCGTGGGAAATCCGGGGAAAGAAATTACCCCAATGGTGATTGATAACCGTCCTCCAATCAAGGCTATTACTGCTTTGGGGAGGATAGAACCGCAGGGTGAAGTGGTACAGGTGTCAGTTTCCCAGACGGCTGGTAGTAACCGCATAGCAGAACTGTTGGTAAAACAAGGCGATCGCATCAACAAGGGACAAATAATTGCTATCCTAGATAACCGCGATACTCGGCTAGCAGCTTTGAATAGAGCCAAGCAACAAGTCGCAGTTGCACAATCCCAATTAGCACAAGTAAAAGCTGGAGCCAAACAGGGAGAAATTGCTGCTCAACAAGCCACAATTGCAGAACTAGCAGCAGAACTACGCCAAGAAGTTGCAGCCAGAGTGGCGACAGTGAGGCGCTTAGAAGCAGAAGTTAGAAATGCTCAAATTGAATATCAGCGCTATCAATCGCTGCAAGCAGATGGCGCGGTTTCCGTATCTATTAGAGATAGTAAAAAACTAACTCTAGAAACCGCCGAAGAAAGTTTACGGGAAGCCTTAGCTAATCGCAGCCAAACATCAGAAACCCTACAAGAAAGACTTAGACAAGCAAAAGCCACCTTAAACCAAATTGCAGAGGTGCGTCCCACGGATGTGCAAGCAGCACAAGCAGAAGTTGAAAGTGCCAAAGCCGCAGTCCAAGAAGCCCAAGCTAATTTAAACTTGACTTATGTAAAGTCGCCTAAAGCTGGTCAAATCCTGAAAATCCATACCTTAGTTGGGGAAGTAGTCAGCGACAAAGGTATTGTAGAAATCGGACAAACTAATCAAATGTATGTAGTTGCAGAAGTGTATGAAGTTGATATCAACCGCGTCAAAATTGGACAACGCGCAACTGTAACTCAACTCAACCTACCCGGAGAATTGACAGGAACCGTCGAGGATATTGGCTTACTAATTGCCAAAAAAGACGTACTCAACACCGATCCAGCCGCCGATATCGATGCACGAGTGGTAGAAGTAAAAATCCGTCTCAACCCCGAATCTAGCCAAAGAGTTACAGGTTTAACTAACTCTAAAGTCAAAGTAGCGATCGCCTTAAATTGAAAACCAACAACTAACTATGAAAAGAAAAATTCCTTTAGCATGGTTGCAATTATCGCGGGAAAAAGCACGGATGGTAGTGGCGATCGCCGGCATTGCTTTTGCAGATGTGCTGATGTTTTTACAACTTGGTATCCGCGAAGCTTTGTTTGATGGCGCTGTGCAACTACACAACAGCTTGGAAGGTGAGATCGTGCTGGTGAGTAGTCGTTACAAATCCTTGTTTTCACAGCAGCGTTTTTCCCAACGCAGACTTTATCAAGCAATGGGTTTTACTGGTGTGCAATCAGTCAGTCCCATCTATGTCGATCCCATTCCTTGGAAAAATCCTGATAATCAAGAAACTTGGAATATTTACGTTATTGCTTTTAATCCTGAAGAAAAAGTACTTAATTTAGCTGGTGTACAAGAGAATTTAACTAAATTAAGAGAACCTGATACTGTGTTGTTTGATCTAGGTTCTCGCAAGGAATTTGGTCAGATTGTTTCTAAATTTCAAACTAGTGGCACTTTCACCACAGAAATTAATAATCGTCAAATTAAAACTGTTGGCTTATTTAAATTAGGAACTTCTTTTGGCATCAATGGCAACCTCATTACTAGTGATGTGAATTTTTTCCGCCTCTTTAATCAAAGACGGCAACCAGGATTAATTGATTTAGGTTTGATTAAGTTAGAATCAGGAGCAGATATAAATTGGGTATTAGCTAACTTAAAAGCTAATCTTCCTGATGATATAAATATTTTAACAAAACAAGAGTTTGCCGACCAAGAAAAAAGCTATTGGAACAGTAGCACACCCGTAGGCTTTACATTTACTTTAGGTGTAATAATTGGCTTCATGGTAGGTGCAGTTATCGTTTATCAGATTCTTTATAGTGATGTTTCTGATCACCTACCAGAATATGCAACATTAAAAGCTATAGGTTTCAAAAATCGCTACTTACTCATAATCGTCTTTCAAGAAGCTTTGATTTTAGCCGCTATTGGCTTTATTCCTGGCATTGCTATTTCCCAAGGCTTATATATGATTACGCGCCAAGCAACACTCCTCCCCATCATGATGACACTAGATAGAGCAGTGCTGATATTTATGCTCACGACTTTGATGTGTTCAATTTCTGCCTCACTAGCCATCAGAAAATTACAAGCTGCTGACCCGGCCGATATTTTCTAAACACTAATATAGTTAGTTATTAATTATTATGTTACCTGCCATTTATATCTCTCATCTCAATCATTATTATGGTGAAGGTTCACTCAAAAAGCAGATACTTTTTGATATCAATTTAACAATTCAACCAGGAGAAATTGTTATCATGACTGGCCCCTCTGGTTCGGGGAAAACTACTCTACTTACACTCATTGGTAGTTTGCGTTCTGTGCAATCAGGGAGCCTGGAAATATTAGGTAAAGAACTATCTGGTGCTACTAAAAATGAAATGGTGGAAGTGCGGCGTAATATTGGTTATATATTTCAAGCCCATAACCTTCTAGGGTTTCTCACAGCCCAACAGAATGTACAAATGCCATTTGAAATGAACCAGAAAATTTCCTTCAGCACAGCAGCCACAAAAGCAGCAGAAATGCTAACAACTGTAGGTTTAGAAGAAAAACTAAATTATTATCCAGATGATCTCTCAGGTGGACAAAAACAAAGAGTAGCGATCGCTCGTGCTTTAGTACATCACCCTAAACTAGTATTAGCCGATGAACCAACAGCCGCTTTAGATAGTAAATCTGGGCGAGATGTCGTCAATTTAATGCAGAAATTAGCTAAAGAACAAGGTTGCACAATCCTGCTAGTCACTCATGATAATCGCATTTTAGATATTGCCGATCGCATTATTCACATGGAGGATGGTTATTTGCGTCAAAGTTAATTGACCAATCACTTAACATCGTCTTAAACCCTACTTGATGATTTATTGATAAGTTTCTCTTGCTTAGTTAGACAAACTCAAGTAGTTTGCCAATATCTCAAAATCTTAGTAGGGGTGAATATGCAATTAATAAATCGCAACTTCCTCGCAACCCATTGTAAACGCAGGAATTTTTTACTGGGTGCAGGATTAATCACAGGGTTAGTAGTAGCCAGCCAATGGCATCCTGTGATGGCGCAAACAACATTTTCTGGCTATCCATTTAGTCTAGGTGTTGCATCTGGAGATCCCTTACCTGATAGCGTGGTGTTATGGACAAGACTAGCACCAGATCCAGTAAATGGGGGTGGTATGTCACGGGTCAATGTTCCTGTGCAGTGGCAAATCGCACGGGATGAAAATATGACACAAGTTGTACAAAAAGGAACAGTTTTAGCAACACCAGAATTAGCTCACTCAGTACACGTTGATGTGCGTGGGCTAGAGCCTGATCGTTGGTACTGGTATCAATTCAAAGTGGGTAATGAAGTCAGCCCTAAAGGACGCACACGTACAGCCGCAGCACCTCATAGCTCTATTCAAAAATTTAATTTTGCCTTTGCTTCTTGTCAAGATTGGCAGAATGGCTTTTACACAGCCTATAAGCACATGGCTGACGAAGACCTTGACTTAGTAGTGCATCTGGGTGACTACATCTATGAGTATGGGCCTCGTTCTGGTGCGCCACGTCAGCATATTGGCCCAGAAATCGTTACCCTTAGCGATTACCGCAACCGCTATGCCTTGTATAGAACCGACGTAAATTTACAAGCAGCTCATGCTAACTTCCCGTGGATTTTTACTTGGGATGACCATGAAGTAGATAACAACTATGCCAACTTCATACCTGAAGATAACCAGAGTCGGCAAGCATTCGAAGGCCGACGAGCCAATGCTTACCAAGCTTACTATGAGCATATGCCATTGCGCCTATCTTCTTTGCCGAAGCAGTCTAGTATGCTGCTATATCGACGATTAACTTTTGGGGATTTAGCCGAGTTCAATGTCTTAGATACTCGCCAATACCGGACTGACCAACCTTGTAATGATGGACTCAAGCCACGTTGTGATGCAGCTTTAGATTCAAAAGCGACTATGACAGGTGCAAGACAAGAAGGTTGGTTACTCAGAGGACTAGACCAATCAAAAGCGCGTTGGAATGTAATTGCTCAACAAACAATGCTTGGTCAATTTGATTTCGATGCTCGTCCAGATTCCCAAGTCTTCAATGTTGACCAGTGGGATGGTTATGTAGCTGCTCGTAATCGGCTCTTGAGCTTTTTAGCACAGCGCAAACCTTCTAACCCAGTAGTTATTACTGGAGATATCCATTCCAGTTGGGTACATGATTTAAAAACTGACTTCAATAATCCACTGTCAGCAACCGTTGGGACTGAGTTTGTGGGTACTTCCATTACTTCTAACTTCCCTACAAATTCCATCGCACCAGTTAAAGCGGCTCTGAGTAACAACCCCCATACAAAATTCTTCGATGCTGCTTATCGCGGTTATGTTCGTTGCCAACTAACTAGAGAACGTTGGCAAACTGATTATCGTGTTGTGTCTAGCATCCTTGAAGAGAATGCTTCTATTAGCACCCTCGCTTCCTTTGTAGTAGAAAACGGGCAACCAGGCGCAAAAACAGCGTGATAGATCTATTTTAGGGGAGGATTGAGCGATAGCTTTTCACCTCTCCTATTTTTTTATCTATGATGTAATAGTAAGTGCGATCGCTTCTCAAACGTTAGCCTACTCAGTTTTGCTCAATTAATTGAGCAATCAAAAATCGTGTAAAAATGCCATCATAGTTAAAGTAAAAGCATTCTGGAGACAAGACCACGGTTTACGCACGTCCTTTAGCACGCTTAATTGAGCAATTACAACGCCTCCCTGGAGTTGGTCCCAAGACAGCCCAGCGTCTAGCTTTGCATATTTTGAAGCGACCAGAATCTGAAGTAGAAGCTTTAGCACAAGCTCTAGTTGAGGCGAAAAAACAGATAGGCTTGTGTTCTGTCTGCTTTCACTTATCTTCTGAACCAGTTTGTGAAATCTGCCGCAATCCTAACCGTGAAAATAATACTATCTGCGTAGTAGCAGATTCCCGCGATGTGATTGCCCTAGAGAAAACCCGCGAATTCAAAGGTAAGTATCATGTCCTGGGTGGGGTGATTTCGCCAATGGATGGAATTGGCCCAGAACAGTTGACCATAACTCCTTTGTTGCGGAGAGTCAGTCAGCAGCAACCAAAAGAAGTAATTTTGGCAATTAGTCCCAGCGTCGAAGGGGAAACCACAACATTGTATGTTGGTCAACTCTTGAAACCATTTACTAAAGTGACAAGAATTGCCTTTGGTTTGCCCGTAGGCGGAGATTTAGAATACGCTGATGAGATAACATTGGCAAGAGCTTTAGAAGGACGTAGAGAATTAGATTAAGCATAAAATAGATAAAACAAAAAGGCGGTCTCAAATCATGAGAACGCCTTCTTAGTTAAAAAATAGAACCTGGCACCGAGCGATTGTGGCATAGGGCAACCCCTAGACTATCGTAGCCATAGCAGCGTTTCACCTCTGAGTTCGGGATGGGGTCAGAGTGGTACCACTGCACCATAGGCACCAGGAAAACTTGTAGGGTCAGAAACCCTGAAGACTGCAAAAAACGCGATATGCCAAAGATTGTGAGGTCAAGCCCTCGGTCTGTTAGTACTCCTCAGCTTCATACATTACTGCACTTCCACTTAAAGCCTATAAACGGGTGTTCTGCCCGTGACCTTACCTACTTTTTGTAGTGAGAGCACTCATCTTGAGGTGGGCTTCCCACTTAGATGCTTTCAGCGGTTATCCGCTCCGCACTTGGCTACCCAGCGTTTACTGCGGGTACAATAACTGGTACACCAGCGGTGCGTCCTTCCCGGTCCTCTCGTACTAAGGAAGGCTCCTCTCAATGCTCTTACGCCTGCACCGGATATGGACCGAACTGTCTCACGACGTTCTGAACCCAGCTCACGTACCGCTTTAATGGGCGAACAGCCCAACCCTTGGGACGTACTTCCGCCCCAGGTTGCGATGAGCCGACATCGAGGTGCCAAACCTCCCCGTCGATGTGGACTCTTGGGGGAGATCAGCCTGTTATCCCTAGAGTAACTTTTATCCGTTGAGCGACGGCCATTCCATTCTGCGCCGTCGGATCACTAAGGCCTACTTTCGTACCTGCTCGACTTGTCGGTCTTGCAGTCAAGCTCCCTTTATGCCTTTACACTCGCCGCACGGTTTCC comes from the Nostoc sp. PCC 7120 = FACHB-418 genome and includes:
- the recR gene encoding recombination mediator RecR gives rise to the protein MEQLQRLPGVGPKTAQRLALHILKRPESEVEALAQALVEAKKQIGLCSVCFHLSSEPVCEICRNPNRENNTICVVADSRDVIALEKTREFKGKYHVLGGVISPMDGIGPEQLTITPLLRRVSQQQPKEVILAISPSVEGETTTLYVGQLLKPFTKVTRIAFGLPVGGDLEYADEITLARALEGRRELD
- a CDS encoding alkaline phosphatase D family protein; the protein is MQLINRNFLATHCKRRNFLLGAGLITGLVVASQWHPVMAQTTFSGYPFSLGVASGDPLPDSVVLWTRLAPDPVNGGGMSRVNVPVQWQIARDENMTQVVQKGTVLATPELAHSVHVDVRGLEPDRWYWYQFKVGNEVSPKGRTRTAAAPHSSIQKFNFAFASCQDWQNGFYTAYKHMADEDLDLVVHLGDYIYEYGPRSGAPRQHIGPEIVTLSDYRNRYALYRTDVNLQAAHANFPWIFTWDDHEVDNNYANFIPEDNQSRQAFEGRRANAYQAYYEHMPLRLSSLPKQSSMLLYRRLTFGDLAEFNVLDTRQYRTDQPCNDGLKPRCDAALDSKATMTGARQEGWLLRGLDQSKARWNVIAQQTMLGQFDFDARPDSQVFNVDQWDGYVAARNRLLSFLAQRKPSNPVVITGDIHSSWVHDLKTDFNNPLSATVGTEFVGTSITSNFPTNSIAPVKAALSNNPHTKFFDAAYRGYVRCQLTRERWQTDYRVVSSILEENASISTLASFVVENGQPGAKTA
- a CDS encoding PadR family transcriptional regulator, with the protein product MGLSQAILTCLIDAPHSGYDLSKVFSESVGYFWQASQQQIYRELGKLESAGLIVSEVIPREGRLDKKVYSITEQGKQQLIEWMHKPSEPDVIREDLLVKIFSGGLVPVSLLIEDVTRHRRIHLEKLLTYGEIEKEKFPYPKELNKEEKLRTLVLKAGIKYEQAWIEWCDDALEVLKNLP
- a CDS encoding DevA family ABC transporter ATP-binding protein, giving the protein MLPAIYISHLNHYYGEGSLKKQILFDINLTIQPGEIVIMTGPSGSGKTTLLTLIGSLRSVQSGSLEILGKELSGATKNEMVEVRRNIGYIFQAHNLLGFLTAQQNVQMPFEMNQKISFSTAATKAAEMLTTVGLEEKLNYYPDDLSGGQKQRVAIARALVHHPKLVLADEPTAALDSKSGRDVVNLMQKLAKEQGCTILLVTHDNRILDIADRIIHMEDGYLRQS
- the devC gene encoding ABC transporter permease DevC, translated to MKRKIPLAWLQLSREKARMVVAIAGIAFADVLMFLQLGIREALFDGAVQLHNSLEGEIVLVSSRYKSLFSQQRFSQRRLYQAMGFTGVQSVSPIYVDPIPWKNPDNQETWNIYVIAFNPEEKVLNLAGVQENLTKLREPDTVLFDLGSRKEFGQIVSKFQTSGTFTTEINNRQIKTVGLFKLGTSFGINGNLITSDVNFFRLFNQRRQPGLIDLGLIKLESGADINWVLANLKANLPDDINILTKQEFADQEKSYWNSSTPVGFTFTLGVIIGFMVGAVIVYQILYSDVSDHLPEYATLKAIGFKNRYLLIIVFQEALILAAIGFIPGIAISQGLYMITRQATLLPIMMTLDRAVLIFMLTTLMCSISASLAIRKLQAADPADIF
- a CDS encoding ABC exporter membrane fusion protein, which gives rise to MQNLHPDRFRNLNYPNRTIIFGIVAIALASVAGSLYLLSGVGNPGKEITPMVIDNRPPIKAITALGRIEPQGEVVQVSVSQTAGSNRIAELLVKQGDRINKGQIIAILDNRDTRLAALNRAKQQVAVAQSQLAQVKAGAKQGEIAAQQATIAELAAELRQEVAARVATVRRLEAEVRNAQIEYQRYQSLQADGAVSVSIRDSKKLTLETAEESLREALANRSQTSETLQERLRQAKATLNQIAEVRPTDVQAAQAEVESAKAAVQEAQANLNLTYVKSPKAGQILKIHTLVGEVVSDKGIVEIGQTNQMYVVAEVYEVDINRVKIGQRATVTQLNLPGELTGTVEDIGLLIAKKDVLNTDPAADIDARVVEVKIRLNPESSQRVTGLTNSKVKVAIALN